DNA from Corvus hawaiiensis isolate bCorHaw1 chromosome 28, bCorHaw1.pri.cur, whole genome shotgun sequence:
gtggatttttggggtgcaGAGGGCGATGCACAGGGATATTTGGGGTGCACACGGATTTTTGGGGTGCAAGTGGATATTTGGGGGTGCACAGGGTGATGCAGACGGATATTTGGGGTGCAGAGGGCGATGCACACGGATATTCGGGGTGCACGTGGATATTTGGGGTGCACAAGGTGATGACATGAATATTTGGGGTGCACACGGATATTTGGGGTGCAGAGGGCGATGCAGGTGGATATTTGGGGTGCACACATATTTGGGGTGCACACGGGTATTTGGGGTGCAGGTGGATATTCGGGGTGCACCCGGATATTTGGGGTGCCCgtggatttttggggtgcaGAGAGCGATGCCCACGGATATTCGGGGTGCACCCGGATATTTGGGGTGCACAGGGTGATGCACAGGGATATTCGGGGTGCACCCGGATATTTGGGGTGCAGGTGGATATTTGGGGTGCACAGGGCGATGCACGCGGATATTCGGGGTGCACAGGGATATTTGGGGTGCAGAGGGCGATGCAGGTGGATATTCGGGGTGCACAGGATATATGGGGTGCAGAGGGCGATGCACGCGGATATTCGGGGTGCACAGGGATATTTGGGGTGCAGGTGTGTATTTGGGGTGCAGAGGGTGATGCACACGGATATTTGGGGTGCACAGGGATATTTGGGGTGCAGGTGGATATTTGGGGTGCAGAGGGCGATGCCCACGGATATTCGGGGTGCACAGGGCGAGGCACACGGATATTCGGGGTGCACCCGGATATTTGGGGTGCAGAGGGCGATGCCCACGGATATTCGGGGTGCACCCGGATATCGGGGTGCAGGTGGATATTCGGGGtgcaggaagcagctgctgaggggGGTACACACCATAGTCGGGGTCCGGCAGAGGCGCAGCGCGCTTTAGAGCAGCATTTatggggcggggggcggccttTGGGGGGGTCTCGGCCTTTGCCAGGggggtccctccccaccccGTGGTGGCcgcagggctgtgcagggactACAACTCCCAGCAGCCCCCGCGCGGCGCCGCTTCcggcgggacggggcggggccCAGAGCGGTGGCGAGCGGTGAGCGCGGGGGGGCGAGCGGGGGGCGAgcggggttttgggggggctcagggggggtCGGGGGGCGACGAGAGTGGGGGGGACGTGGGGGAGGGGGCGTGGAGGAAGGGGGAAATGGTGCAGGGGGTGCGGATTGGGGGGGCGGGGCGTGGGAAAAGGGGTCCGCGGAGTGgggggggagtggggaggggggctacaaggggaggggggggtccgggggcgggggggggccaGAGAGAGACCCCagagggttttggggtcccaggcaCACCGAGACCCCccgattttggggtcccaggcaCACAATGACCCCCCGAACCcccaattttggggtcccaggcaCACCGAAcccccctgaaccccccaattttggggtcccggttttggggtcccaattttggggtcccagacACACAATGACCCCCCTGGCCCcccaattttggggtcccaggccCCCTGAACTcccaattttggggtcccaggcaCCCCGAACCcccaattttggggtcccaggcaCACAATGACCCCCCGAACTCCCcggtttttgggggggtcccatttttggggtctcaattttggggtcccagccaCACCATgacccccctgccccccaattttggggtcccaggcaCCCCGAACCCCAGTTTTGGAGTCCCAGGCACACCATGAcccccctgaaccccccaaTTTTGGGGTCTCAGACACACTGAGCCCTTCCGAACCTCccggttttgggggtcccatttttggggtcccaggcaCACAATgacccccctgcccccccccaattttggggtcccaggccCCCTGAACTCCtaattttggggtcccaggcaCACCGAGCCCCCCCGAAGCTCCCGGTTTTGGGATACCATTTTTGGGGCCCtaattttggggtcccaggacATCATgaccccccctgcccccccaattttggggtcccaggacACACTGAGCCCCCCCGAACCCCCTGCTATTTCGGTGTgtcccatttttggggtcccaattttggggtcccagacACACAATGACCCCCCGAACCCCCCccggttttgggggtcccattttttggggtcccagccaCACCATGAcccccctgaaccccccaattttggggtcccagacACACTGAGCCCTTCCGAACCTCCCAGTTTTGGTGTCCCATTTTTGGGCTCCCATTTTTGGGCTcccaattttggggtcccaggccACACCATgacccccctgcccccccaattttgggggtcccaggcaCCCCGAGCGCCCCCGAATCCCCCCGGTTTTCGGTGtcccatttttgggggtcccaattttggggtcccaggcgCACCGAGCGCCCCCGAACCCCCAATTTTGGGGGTTCCAGGCACACCAAAACCCCCCGAACCCCCCTGTTTAGGTGTCCcatttttggggggtcccaattttggggtcccagacACACAATgacccccctgcccccccaattttggggtcccaggccCCTGAACTCCCAATTTTGGGGTTCCAGGCGCACCGAGCCCCCCCGAACCCCCCGGTTTTGGGGTCTGAGTTTTGGGGTCACAGACACACCGTGCTCCCCCGAACTcccaattttggggtcccaggcaCACCGAGCCCCCCCGAACCCCCAATTTTGGGGGTTCCAGGCGCACCGAAACCCCCCGAACCCCCCTGTTGAGGTGtcccattttgggggtcccaattttggggtcccaggcaCACCATgacccccctgcccccccaattttgggggtcccagacACACTGAGCCCTTCCGAACCTCCcggttttggggggtcccggtTTTGGGCTTccaattttggggtcccagccaCACCATgacccccctgcccccccccaattttggggtcccagacACACCGAGCCCCCCTGAACCCCccagttttggggtcccagaCACACCGAGACCCCCCGAACctcccatttttggggtcccatttttggggtcccagccaCACCATgacccccctgccccccaaTTTTGGGATCCCAGGCACACCGAACTcccaattttggggtcccagacACACAATGACCCCCTGAACCCCccgattttggggtcccaggcaCACCGAGCGCCCCCGAACCCCTCATTTTTGGTgtcccatttttggggtcccaggcaCACCGAGCCCCCCCGAACCCCCCATTTTTGGGCTCCCATTTTTGGGCTCCcaattttgggggtcccagccACACCATgaccccccctgcccccccaatTTTTGGTGTCCCAGGCACACCGAGCCCCCCGAACCCCCAATTTTGGGGTCCCGACCACACCGAACTcccaattttggggtcccaggcgCACCGAGCCCCCCGAACCCctcatttttggggtcccattTTTGGGCTCCCAATTTTGGGCTcccaattttggggtcccagccaCACCATgacccccctgccccccccaattttgggggtcccagacACACCGAGCCCCCCTGAATCCcccaattttggggtcccagacACACCGAGACCCCCCGAACCcccaattttggggtcccattTTTGGTgtcccatttttggggtcccattTTTGGTGTCCCAGGCACACCGAGCCCCCCTGAACCCCcagttttggggtcccggcCACACCGAACTcccaattttggggtcccaggcgCACCGAGCCCCCCGAACCCctcatttttggggtcccattTTTGGGCTCCCAATTTTGGGCTcccaattttggggtcccagccaCACCATgacccccctgcccccccccaattttggggtcccagacACACCGAGACCCCCCGAACCcccaattttggggtcccatGTTTTGGTGgtcccatttttggggtcccatttttggggtcccagccaCACCATgacccccctgccccccaattttggggtcccggccACACCGAACTcccaattttggggtcccaggcgCACCGAGCCCCCCGAACCCctcatttttggggtcccattTTTGGGCTCCCAATTTTGGGCTcccaattttggggtcccagccaCACCATGacccccctgctccccccaATTTTGGGCTCCCAGTCCCCCGAaccgcccccccgcccccgtCCCAGCATGGACACGTCGGAGCCGGGCAGCGCGGccgaggatgaggaggagaaggcGCCGGAGCCGCGGCCCCGGACCCGCTCGAACCCCGAGGGTGCCGAGGACCGGGGGGCTCTGGGTGCCCGGGGGGCTCTGGGTGCCCAGGGGGCCGTGGGCAACCGCAGCGAGGGCGAGGGCGAGGCGGCGAGCGCTGAGCACAGCCCCCGGCTCGCCACGGCCGGCCACCAGGCCCCGCCCTGGGCTGGCCCCGGCGCCGCCCCCCCCGCCGAGGTGCAGGTGAAAACGCCGCGGGTGAACTGCCCCGAGAAGGTGGTGAgtgagggactgggagggactgggagggactgggagggactgggaggggagtgggagcactgggagggactgggaggggagtggggggggactggggggggagtggggggggactgggagagactgagaggggactgggagagactgggagggggctggggggggactgggggcactgggagggactgggaggggactgggaaggagttgaggggactgggagggagttggggggagtgggggggagtgggatggactgggagggactggggggggggctgggagggagtgggagggactggggggtgctgggggggagTGGGAGGGACTGGGCGGGAGTTGGGGGGAGtagggggggctgggggagtggggggaactgggagagactgggaggggactgggaaggagtgggggggactgggagggactgggaaggagttgggggcactgggagagactgggggGGAgttggggggactgggagggactgggggggctgggagagagtgggagggactgggaggggactggggggcagtgggggagggagtgggggGCACTGGAGGGGagtgggagagactgggaggggactgggagagactgggagagggctgggggggactgggggcactgggagggactgagagggactgggggggagtagggggggctggggggagtggggggaactgggagagactgggaggggactgggaaggacttggggggacagagagggactgggaggggactggggggcAGTGGAGGAGAgtggaggggactgggagggactgggagggactggggtaGAGTGGGGGGGAACTGGAGGGagtgggagggactgggggggactAGGGGGGAGTGAGACGGActggagggactgggaaggagttggggggactgggagagactgggggggggctgggagggagtgggagggactgggggggagtgggggaaactgggagagactgggaggggactgggaaggagttggggggactggggggaatGGGAAGgactgggggggactgggagggactgggaaggagttgggggcactgggagagactgggaggggactgggaaggagttggggggactgggggggggtCTCAGCCGTGCCCCCTGCCCAGATCATACTGGGAACatactgggggatactgggagcaTACTGGGGATATTCTGGGGGGTCTCAGCCGTGCCCCCTGCCCAGATCATACTGGGAACatactgggggatactgggagcaTACTGGGGATATTCTGGGGGGATCTCAGCCGTGCCCCCTGCCCAGATCATACTGGGAACatactgggggatactgggagcaTACTGGGATATTCTGGGGGGGTCTCAGCCGTGCCCCCTGCCCAGATCATCTGCCTGGACCTGGCCGAGGAGATGGCGCTGCCCAAACTGGAGTCCTTCAACGGGTGAGCCCGGGGTGCCAGGGGTGCCAGGGGTGCCaggggtggggtttttggggtgccaggggtggggtttttggggtgccaNNNNNNNNNNNNNNNNNNNNNNNNNNNNNNNNNNNNNNNNNNNNNNNNNNNNNNNNNNNNNNNNNNNNNNNNNNNNNNNNNNNNNNNNNNNNNNNNNNNNNNNNNNNNNNNNNNNNNNNNNNNNNNNNNNNNNNNNNNNNNNNNNNNNNNNNNNNNNNNNNNNNNNNNNNNNNNNNNNNNNNNNNNNNNNNNNNNNNNNNccttttccccccaaaattcccatttccctccccaaaattcccattttcccccccttttccccccaaaattcccgtttcccacccaaattcccccttttcccccccaaaattcccatttctcccCCAAATTCCATTTCCcgcccaaaattcccatttctccATCAAATTCCCCCGtttcccccaaaaattcccgttttcccccccccaaattcccccattccccccaaattccccattttccccccccaaaattccagtttccccccaaattccccctttttgccCCCCAAATTCCCGCATTTTCCTCCCCgaaattcccatttcccccctccaaaattcccattttccccccattttcccccctaaaATTCCcgttttcccccccaaattcccccttttcccccaaaatcccccattttcccctcccaaaattcccatttcccccccaaatccctgaatttggaggggaaaaaagggggaatttgggggaaatggggggcaAGAGGGAGgagatttttggggtgtttgtgggggattttggggaattttttgggggtgggaataGGAGGGACTTGAACAGAAATGGAGTAAATTgggaggaatttgggggaaaaaagggagaaatgggGGGCAAAAGGGACGGGGTTTCTGGGATGTTtgtgggggattttggggtgggaataggggggatttggaggggaaatggggggaatttgggggaaaaaggggagaaatggGGGGCAAGAGGGAGGGGATTTCTGGGATGTTtgtgggggattttggggaattttggggatggGAATAGGAAGGATTtggaggggaaatggggggTGCCAaaggaggggatttggggggattttggggtgggaatggggggatTTGAACAGAATGAAGTAAATTGAGaggaatttggggaaaaaaagaggagaaaccGAGGGAAATGAGGGGCAAaaggaggggatttgggggggattttgtgggggattttggggtgggaataGGGGGGATTTGAACAGAAATGGAGTAAATTGGgagaatttggggaaaaaaaaggagaaaccgAGGGAAATGAGGGCCAAAAGGAGGGGATttctgggggattttggggtgggaataggggggatttggaggggaaatgggggaatttgaggggaaaaaggggagaaatggGGGGCAAGAGggaggggatttttggggtgtttgtgggggattttggggaattttttggcGGTGGGAATAGGAGGGACTTGAACAGAAATGGAGTAAATTgggaggaatttgggggaaaaaagggagaaatgggGGGCAAAAGGGACGGGGTTTCTGGGATGTTTgtgagggattttggggtgggaataGGAGGGATTtggaggggaaatggggggaatttgggggaaaaaggggagaaatggGGGGCAAGAGGGAGGGGATTTCTGGGATGTTtgtgggggattttggggaattttggggatggGAATAGGAAGGATTTGGAGGGAAATGGGGGTGCCAaaggaggggatttggggggattttggggtgggaatgggggatttgAACAGAAATGAAGTAAATTGGGaggaatttggggaaaaaaagaggagaaaccGAGGGAAATGAGGGGCAAaaggaggggatttgggggggattttgtgggggattttggggtgggaataGGGGGGATTTGAACAGAAATGGAGTAAATTGGGaggaatttggggaaaaaaaaggagaaaaccgaGGGAAATGAGGGCCAAAAGGAGGGGATttctgggggattttgggggtgggaatAGGAGGGATTtggaggggaaatggggggaatttgaggggaaaaaggggagaaatggGGGGCAAGAGggaggggatttttggggtgtttgtgggggattttggggaattttttggggtgggaataGGAGGGACTTGAACAGAAATGGAGTAAATTgggaggaatttgggggaaaaaagggagaaatgggGGGCAAAAGGGACGGGGTTTCTGGGATGTTtgtgggggattttggggtgggaatagggggatttggaggggaaatggggggaatttgaggggaaaaaggggagaaatggGGGGCAAGAGGGAGGGGATTTCTGGGATGTTtgtgggggattttggggaattttggggatggGAATAGGAAGGATTTGGAGGGGAAATGGGGGTGCCAaaggaggggatttggggggattttggggtgggaataGGAGGGAATTTGAACAGAAATGGAGTAAATTGGGACgaacttgggggaaaaaaaagagggcaaACCGAGGGAAATGAGGAGCCAAAAAGAGGGGATTTGGGGCCGAAAACGGGGCGGCATTTGGGGCTGGCATTTGTAGGGGATTCCCAAGGgcaaagcagagctgccttTTTCACGTCCAGCACCatcccctgccctcctccctcACCGTGGCCACCTCCCTTTGTCCCCTGGCCAGGACATGTTCGGCTTTTTCGGCAGCCTGGACACCAAAGGCACCAACTACAAGTACGAGGTGCCGCTGGCAGGGCCCGCGCTGGAGCTGCACAACTGCATGGCCAAGCTGCTGGCGCATCCCCTGCAGCGGCCCTGCCAGAGCCACGCCGCCTACGGGCTGCTGGACGGCGCCGACAGCCCCGACAGCGAGGCCACCGTGTGAGGGGCCAGCGCTAGCCCAGCCCCGCTGGCCAGCCGAGGCTGCCCGGGGACGCGGAGGGGacggggagagagagagagagagggaggagatggggggggcggggggtggggggggggttggggtcaGTGCTTGTGGTCCTGGGTCACCTCTTGTGGTCCTGGGTCACCTCTTGTGGTCATTTGTTTCCTCTCGTGGCCCTTTGTCGCTTCTGCTGGTCCTTTGTCACCTCTCGTGGCCCTGTGTCCCCTCTTGTGGTCATTTGTCCCCTCTCGTGGCCCTTTGTCACCTCTCCTggccctgtgtcccctctcgTGGCCCTTTGTCACCTCTCGTGGTCCTTTGTCACCTCTCCTGGCCCTGTGTCACCTCTCGTGGCCCTTTGTCACCTCTCCTGGCCCTGTGTCATCTCTTGTGGCCCTGTGTCATCTCTCCTtgtcctgtgtcccctctcGTGGTCTTTtgtccccctctccctgccctgtgtccccTTTCCTggccctgtgtcccctctcgTGGTCCTTTGTCCCCTCTCGTGGTCCTTTGTCACCTCTGCTggccctgtgtcccctctcgTGGTCCTTTGTCACCTCTCGTGGTCCTTTGTCACCTCTGCTggccctgtgtcccctctcgtggccctgtgtcccctctcgTGGTCCTTTGTCCCCTCTCGTGGTCCTTTGTCACCTCTCCTGGCCCTGTGTCATCTCTTGTggccctgtgtcccctctcctgGCCCTGTGTCACCTCTCCTGGTCCTttgtcccctctccctgcccttcgtcccctcctcccatccctgtgtcacccccagGTCTCGGGGATGGACGTCGTGGtgtccctggctgtccctgggctgtccctgctgtccccggggtgtccccggggtgtccctggggtgtccctgggtgtccccggggtgtccctgggtgtcactggggtgtccctggggtgtccctgggtgtccccggggtgtccctgggtgtcactggggtgtccctgaggtgtccctgaggtgtccccggggtgtccctggggtgtccctgggcacCCGCGCTGGCCGTGGCTCTGTGGGCAATGAGAAGACTTTTCCTGACTTGTGGGGTCTGTGGTGTTTGGGGGTCCCCTCTGCcggccccgtgtcccccccagtCATGGGGATGGGGGTCCAgttgggagcactgggagcactgggcagTGCCAGTTTGGGgcactgggtggcactggga
Protein-coding regions in this window:
- the BABAM1 gene encoding BRISC and BRCA1-A complex member 1, which produces MTPLLPPILGSQSPEPPPRPRPSMDTSEPGSAAEDEEEKAPEPRPRTRSNPEGAEDRGALGARGALGAQGAVGNRSEGEGEAASAEHSPRLATAGHQAPPWAGPGAAPPAEVQVKTPRVNCPEKVIICLDLAEEMALPKLESFNGRDLNRNGGIPKGKAELPFSRPAPSPALLPHRGHLPLSPGQDMFGFFGSLDTKGTNYKYEVPLAGPALELHNCMAKLLAHPLQRPCQSHAAYGLLDGADSPDSEATV